One Eurosta solidaginis isolate ZX-2024a chromosome 5, ASM4086904v1, whole genome shotgun sequence DNA segment encodes these proteins:
- the LOC137254167 gene encoding uncharacterized protein encodes MGFRYQELKERGDSIELERRESFTTERSHNGYIKRKKTVVRERFQHPDAKELKNNRKKQRPQSEVLTTQRRGTESVRTTTETFGYSPDSSTLISHCRDKSHLERAVNRTSVQLKRLAHEIDNEIAKLKRERDKLMLRPHPHPLMRNAAIQNDLQCDIGSKTAATTNANLKHFNAIADNIEFTVEKFSSQHKFVCTSPRYARDEQTSCRPRMRTIGLQKDTQRNSSVFCDSLQNLKAKLDTALQKSETNLANLKANDVLNPAPPNLYAFDYGGTGDGQNALKIYHSQNCRYAGGCNANANCDCQKICERYNAVGNYNGMLCNKNTYVEKGVTPCSEYNYCRDEYHYDYPRPNLPYRPCTPCLPYQPSQQPCKPCVVPCLPPCPTYSETQPSKPKMQVIYGRRMSDLNTDEFYHPTGGSSPRNTKHGTAKRASTKECITVDVPKDGRTTVDIERHGRAPSKSRRKRADEDSIKQRGSKSHEAGSPDNSNAKRPTRERNTRRKSESSGSADSSERLRHISNKGKLLEITFTKERRRKASTGSGDEGIPHEQPKSVREYTREAKRSMKQMTITAYKPCKPVESEGESEGDRRKRKAWNSRDKAANSKYEDDKTWDERLRRGEQQPRVEQPYTDEVWREGIPTITEFYDNYRVGDTWEAEESNVAQQHYVGAYRDSFQISTRDSYDILPVQKDTVRDLPPLRSPVRGRRLYHNEQKDSNEENIIHSSQTPYGRYTAESNIGQDSPTRAGIRSDSLSHSSGDKARRGAAAVAKHKSYFPREHDAGYKSDQRYMADKASRGDRESITASKTVYAQDEKPRSARAYDYGVGPESKKKPMEESSLRADYEQDSKTLSGTIYASDTKPRSARNFKTVDEKPSSARAYDHSKGSKSAIYASDEKPRSPRHYDDSKGPKSNKINFGESLSFARDEPSGMTKSGGQSIEARPQTANGTPYETAPGNEQLRNADFSPTTKQTSKKTEGKAAVSRFQGDNSNDGYVKDEKTLEKLNEGKSGKPQIKEGYAEKVKVAPSGEYGANVSSADEHKREVEKSKLVPQEMSGLKSEKFEIDSTRAGKDLDYHGPKVPDIHIEDSDESARSGKSGRDESARISLAERAKFAIKGEMVLEPKYSHDANQPENTEDRTTHVGKTGSPSGSYRKPDTISATGKDSGSSHDTNQLANTEDRTKQVGKTGSPSGSYRKPNTISATGKDSGSSARLKNTDTFGDSQTYGRMCETTYKDNHQQLSPFPSLESPRIYMRPRTKCPDYSTVCLPPSVCIKKSSARGNCVENAGDIYMCKPELFNTCQPLSPRPCLTPNRSSNEIPYEKLGDQYTHSPVRQLAASSHLAVALQPDAASGNFIPSPSPKMSKNCIYLRSTGTQYSATIIENHEERCAPQYIPLPKDCSQMSLTEQKDPPTPSRPQSYDAPCENFQTVASTPQNNYKFLCDAECEEYDDKTNLNNDQWCQRVEITNSGKTQICMGLQQAKDNVPLLDCKNYFLPWQHDQKFIPGQPMSDCDVQDVGIKQRARYQSLTDRRMPRFNATMPPHQELPEEEARCAEEIPQYKPQPRVKFMEQSLRHYENSNSCCHPQAEESNFRAAPLEPTLEYGANERPGFNNCREFQQIPQFTGCPCMFKTYLNMITLYYPNCRIPDDVAAEHENGCCNVE; translated from the exons ATGGGCTTTCGTTATCAGGAGCTCAAAGAAAGGG GGGACAGCATTGAACTTGAGCGCAGGGAAAGCTTTACCACTGAACGTAGTCATAACGGGTATATAAAACGTAAGAAGACCGTCGTGCGTGAACGATTCCAACATCCGGATgcaaaagaattaaaaaataatcgaaaaaagcAAAGGCCGCAAAGTGAAGTTCTAACAACGCAACGGCGAGGTACTGAATCGGTACGAACCACCACCGAAACTTTCGGTTATTCACCGGACAGCAGTACGTTAATAAGTCATTGCCGTGATAAATCGCACTTGGAGCGTGCAGTCAATCGTACTTCAGTGCAATTGAAACGTTTGGCACATGAAATTGATAATGAAATTGCTAAATTGAAACGTGAACGCGACAAACTAATGTTAAGACCGCATCCGCATCCGTTGATGCGTAACGCAGCCATACAAAACGATCTACAGTGTGACATCGGATCaaaaacagcagcaacaacaaatgcAAATCTCAAACATTTTAATGCAATCGCTGATAATATTGAATTCACAGTAGAAAAATTCTCAAGTCAGCATAAATTTGTTTGTACCTCACCACGTTACGCACGCGACGAACAGACGTCGTGTCGACCGCGTATGCGTACCATAGGTTTGCAAAAGGATACACAACGTAATAGTAGTGTTTTCTGTGATAGCCTACAGAATCTCAAAGCAAAACTCGATACTGCACTGCAAAAGTCTGAGACCAATCTGGCCAATTTGAAGGCAAACGATGTACTCAATCCGGCACCACCAAATTTGTATGCTTTCGACTATGGTGGTACTGGTGAtggtcaaaatgcattgaaaatTTATCATTCACAAAATTGTCGTTACGCCGGCGGATGTAATGCAAATGCCAATTGTGATTGTCAAAAAATTTGCGAACGCTATAATGCCGTTGGAAATTACAATGGAATGTTATGTAACAAAAATACCTATGTGGAGAAAGGTGTAACACCGTGTAGTGAGTATAATTATTGCCGCGATGAATATCACTACGACTATCCGAGACCGAATTTACCTTATAGACCATGTACGCCATGCCTACCATATCAACCAAGTCAGCAACCGTGTAAGCCGTGTGTTGTCCCCTGTTTACCACCTTGCCCAACATATAGTGAAACTCAACCATCGAAGCCTAAGATGCAAGTCATTTATGGACGTCGCATGAGTGATCTGAATACGGATGAGTTTTATCATCCCACCGGCGGTTCGTCACCTAGAAATACCAAGCATGGTACTGCGAAGCGTGCAAGCACCAAAGAGTGTATAACCGTTGATGTACCAAAAGATGGTCGCACAACTGTCGATATTGAGAGACACGGCCGTGCACCAAGCAAATCACGTCGAAAGCGTGCAGATGAAGATAGCATTAAGCAACGAGGTTCAAAATCGCATGAAGCAGGATCTCCGGATAACTCGAATGCCAAGCGCCCGACGCGTGAACGAAACACACGTCGCAAAAGTGAGTCATCCGGCAGTGCAGACTCCTCAGAAAGGTTGCGACACATAAGTAACAAAGGGAAATTACTCGAAATAACGTTCACAAAAGAGAGACGTCGCAAAGCCTCAACGGGTTCGGGTGATGAAGGTATACCCCACGAGCAGCCAAAATCAGTCCGTGAGTATACACGTGAAGCAAAACGTTCAATGAAGCAGATGACAATTACCGCATATAAACCATGTAAACCAGTGGAAAGCGAAGGCGAATCTGAAGGCGATAGAAGGAAAAGAAAAGCATGGAATAGTAGAGATAAAGCTGCTAATAGCAAATATGAAGATGACAAAACTTGGGATGAACGTTTAAGGCGCGGCGAACAACAACCTAGGGTTGAACAGCCTTATACAGATGAGGTTTGGAGAGAAGGTATTCCTACCATAACAGAATTTTATGATAACTACCGTGTGGGTGATACGTGGGAAGCTGAAGAAAGCAATGTAGCTCAGCAGCATTATGTAGGAGCTTATAGAGATAGTTTTCAAATATCAACACGTGACAGCTACGACATTTTACCGGTACAAAAAGATACCGTTCGAGATCTACCACCCTTACGCAGTCCAGTTCGTGGACGTCGTTTATACCACAATGAACAAAAAGATTCCAATGAAGAGAATATCATACACAGCTCGCAAACACCTTATGGTAGATATACAGCGGAAAGTAATATTGGACAAGATAGTCCAACAAGAGCTGGCATAAGATCGGATTCGTTATCCCACTCTTCTGGCGATAAAGCAAGACGAGGTGCTGCCGCAGTTGCAAaacataaatcatatttcccaCGCGAACACGATGCTGGCTACAAAAGTGACCAACGATATATGGCCGACAAAGCGTCACGTGGAGATCGTGAATCTATAACAGCCTCTAAGACTGTTTATGCACAAGATGAAAAGCCTCGCTCTGCTCGCGCTTATGATTATGGTGTTGGACCTGAGTCTAAAAAAAAACCTATGGAGGAGAGTTCGTTACGTGCAGACTACGAACAGGACAGTAAAACACTTTCCGGAACTATTTATGCTTCAGACACTAAGCCACGTTCAGCACGCAATTTTAAGACTGTTGATGAAAAACCGAGTTCAGCACGAGCCTACGATCATAGTAAAGGCTCTAAATCGGCCATCTATGCTTCTGACGAAAAACCTCGTTCACCACGACACTATGATGATAGTAAAGGTCCTAAGTCgaataaaattaattttgggGAGAGTCTATCATTTGCACGCGACGAACCCAGTGGCATGACCAAATCTGGTGGACAGTCTATAGAAGCTAGGCCACAGACTGCTAACGGTACGCCGTATGAAACTGCCCCCGGTAATGAACAATTACGAAACGCTGATTTCAGCCCGACTACGAAGCAAACTTCTAAAAAAACGGAAGGGAAGGCTGCCGTGAGTCGCTTTCAAGGTGACAATTCTAATGACGGTTATGTTAAAGATGAGAAAACGCTTGAAAAACTCAATGAAGGAAAGAGTGGTAAGCCCCAAATCAAGGAAGGATATGCGGAAAAAGTTAAGGTAGCACCTTCAGGCGAATATGGAGCGAATGTTTCTAGTGCAGATGAGCATAAGAGGGAAGTTGAGAAAAGTAAATTAGTACCACAAGAAATGTCAGgtttaaaaagtgaaaaattcGAAATAGATTCTACACGCGCTGGCAAAGATTTAGATTACCATGGTCCAAAAGTTCCGGATATACACATTGAAGACTCTGACGAAAGTGCCAGAAGTGGCAAAAGCGGAAGAG ACGAAAGTGCTAGAATAAGCTTGGCTGAACGAGCTAAATTCGCTATCAAAGGAGAAATGGTTTTGGAGCCAAAATATTCTCACGATGCAAATCAGCCAGAAAACACGGAAGATCGCACAACGCATGTTGGTAAGACAGGTAGTCCAAGTGGTTCGTATCGAAAACCGGATACTATTAGCGCAACAGGGAAGGACAGTGGAAGTTCTCACGATACCAATCAGCTAGCAAACACGGAAGATCGCACAAAGCAAGTTGGAAAGACAGGTAGTCCAAGTGGTTCGTATCGGAAACCGAATACTATTAGCGCAACAGGGAAGGACAGCGGAAGTTCTGCACGCCTTAAAAATACAGACACATTCGGTGACTCTCAGACATACGGTAGGATGTGTGAAACGACATATAAAGATAACCACCAACAACTAAGCCCATTTCCAAGTCTTGAATCACCAAGAATATATATGCGTCCACGTACTAAATGCCCAGATTATAGTACTGTATGCTTACCTCCAAGTGTTTGCATTAAAAAGTCAAGCGCACGTGGAAACTGCGTTGAGAATGCTGGGGATATATATATGTGCAAGCCAGAGTTATTCAACACTTGTCAGCCATTATCACCTCGTCCATGTCTCACGCCGAATCGTAGCTCTAACGAAATACCTTACGAGAAATTAGGCGACCAATACACCCATTCGCCGGTTAGACAATTAGCCGCAAGCTCACATTTAGCTGTCGCTTTACAACCAGACGCTGCGTCAGGAAACTTTATACCCTCGCCATCACCAAAAATGTCTAAAAACTGTATATATCTGCGATCGACCGGAACACAATATTCAGCGACAATTATTGAAAACCACGAAGAGCGGTGCGCCCCACAATATATTCCACTTCCGAAAGACTGTAGTCAAATGTCCTTAACAGAGCAAAAGGATCCGCCAACGCCAAGCCGCCCTCAATCATATGATGCTCcctgtgaaaattttcaaacagtTGCCAGCACTCcacaaaataattataaatttcttTGTGACGCGGAATGTGAAGAGTATGATGATAAAACAAATCTCAACAATGATCAATGGTGTCAACGGGTAGAAATCACAAACTCTGGGAAAACACAGATTTGCATGGGATTACAACAAGCAAAAGACAATGTACCGCTGTTGGATTGTAAAAACTACTTTTTACCATGGCAGCACGACCAAAAATTTATTCCCGGTCAACCGATGAGCGATTGCGATGTGCAAGATGTTGGCATTAAACAACGTGCGCGCTATCAAAGCCTGACAGACCGACGAATGCCACGTTTCAATGCAACTATGCCGCCGCATCAGGAATTGCCCGAAGAAGAAGCTAGATGTGCGGAGGAAATACCACAATATAAGCCGCAGCCTCGTGTTAAATTTATGGAGCAGAGCTTACGGCACTACGAGAATTCTAATTCATGCTGTCATCCCCAAGCGGAAG AATCAAACTTTCGAGCCGCACCATTAGAACCCACGCTTGAATATGGAGCAAATG